The following coding sequences lie in one Scatophagus argus isolate fScaArg1 chromosome 9, fScaArg1.pri, whole genome shotgun sequence genomic window:
- the rpl18 gene encoding 60S ribosomal protein L18 produces MPCNQSETRDFIALFIARPRPFLFPFRSESKMGVDIRHNKDRKVHRKEPKSQDIYLRLLVKLYRFLARRSNAPFNKVVLRRLFMSRTNRPPISISRLIRKMKMPGRENKTAVVVGTVTDDVRIQDIPKLKICALRVTDGARRRILKAGGKVMTFDQLALAAPKGQGTVLLSGPRKAREVYRHFGKAPGTPHSHTKPYIRSKGRKFERARGRRASRGYKN; encoded by the exons ATGCCCTGTAACCAATCAGAGACACGAGATTTCATAGCATTGTTTATCGCGAGACCTCGgcctttccttttcccttttcgCTCTGAGTCCAAGATG gGAGTTGACATCAGACATAACAAGGACCGTAAGGTGCACAGGAAGGAACCAAAGAGCCAGGATATCTACCTGAGGCTCCTGGTCAAG TTGTACAGGTTCCTGGCCCGTCGCTCTAATGCCCCCTTCAACAAGGTGGTCCTGAGGAGGCTCTTCATGAGCAGAACCAACAGGCCTCCCATCTCCATCTCCCGTCTG ATCCGTAAGATGAAGATGCCTGGTCGTGAAAACAAAACCGCTGTTGTTGTGGGAACAGTCACTGATGATGTCAGGATTCAGGATATCCCCAAGCTCAAG ATCTGTGCTCTGAGAGTAACCGATGGTGCCCGCCGCAGGATCTTGAAGGCAGGCGGTAAGGTGATGACCTTTGACCAGCTGGCTTTGGCTGCTCCCAAAGGACAGGgcacagtgctgctgtcag GACCCCGCAAAGCCAGAGAGGTGTACAGGCACTTTGGAAAAGCCCCTGGAACTCCTCACAGCCACACCAA gCCCTACATCCGCTCCAAGGGCAGGAAATTCGAGAGGGCTCGTGGTCGCAGAGCCAGCCGTGGTTACAAGAActag